Proteins from one Porites lutea chromosome 3, jaPorLute2.1, whole genome shotgun sequence genomic window:
- the LOC140930091 gene encoding uncharacterized protein yields MNADRSVQFDVLRRSVGPWISHFERSESSNARSSSEESERNNDVETSTYTRNSQGLIVRPKHQHKRKRKSKGINKGNNLRYDPYSDEKIKGDPHKTIFIARLDYNTTEDAISENLGRYGPIKSHRLVKDTESGKSKGYAFLEFSEASHAKKALRETKDELLIVDGKKVLVDRVRGGVIPSWLPRRLGGGLGQRQQGTQRFTWKLPYFGDVSRIDQEDIDRKRLMWLEHNRRSIKVSR; encoded by the exons ATGAATGCTGATAGAAGTGTTCAGTTTGACGTCTTACGAAGGAGTGTTGGGCCATG GATATCACATTTTGAAAGGTCTGAAAGCAGCAATGCTCGCTCCAGCAGtgaagaaagtgaaagaaaTAACGACGTAGAGACCTCAACTTACACCAGAAATTCCCAG GGGCTGATTGTGAGGCCAAAACACCAGCATAAAAGAAAGAGGAAGAGCAAGGGAATCAACAAAGGCAACAATTTAAGAT aTGATCCTTACtctgatgaaaaaataaaaggagaTCCTCACAAAACTATCTTCATAGCAAGACTT GACTATAACACCACCGAAGACGCGATATCTGAAAATTTAGGGAG GTATGGACCAATTAAAAGCCATCGACTTGTCAAGGACACAGAATCTGGGAAGTCCAAAGGATATGCTTTTCTTGAG TTCTCAGAAGCAAGTCATGCTAAGAAGGCTCTAAGAGAAACCAAAGACGAACTATTGATAGTTGATGGAAAAAAG GTTCTTGTTGATCGAGTGCGAGGTGGTGTAATACCTTCCTGGCTGCCGCGCAGACTAGGTGGTGGCCTGGGACAGAGGCAGCAAGGAACACAACGATTTACATGGAAG cTTCCATACTTTGGGGACGTATCCCGCATAGATCAGGAAGACATTGACCGAAAACGCCTTATGTGGCTGGAACACAACAG